The nucleotide window CTCTACACCACGCAGATGATGCTGAAGGACTTCGCGGACAATGCGAGGGACGGAGTGCTCTCCGGCGTGCGCGATGCCAAGGCACGCGAGTCCGTGCTCGTGGATTTCAAGCCGGTGGAGGGCTCCAAAATCGGAGAACTCACCGCGACGTTCGACATCATCATGGGCCTCACGGCCGAGGAGGTCGAACATGGCAAACTCGTCGGCGGCATCGGCAAGTCCGAGGCCGGCCGTGGATTTGGTGGCCCTCTCGGCCGACGTCCCGGTAACCAGGGCGGCCCGGGCGGCGGATCGGGAGGGCCACCCCCGTTTCCACCCGGCGGCACGCCTCCCGAGGGCACGCCGCCACCACCGCCTGACTCCCCATGAATGGAAAACCCGAACCGTTCCACATCCCCGTCAGCCGCCGCCGCTTCTTCAAAAGCATGGCGGCGGCCTCCGCGGGATTCACCCTCCCCGGCTATCTCGCCGAGGCGTTGACCCAGTCCCCCATCGTCACGCAGGGTCCCTACTACCCGCTGGCCGATGACATCCCGCTCGACAAGGACAACGACCTCGTCCAGCTCACGGATCACACCACCATCGCCGCGGGCATCGTCAGCTACGTCAGCGGCCGCATCCTCGATGCGAATGGCAATCCGGTGAAGAACGCGCTGGTCGAGCTGTGGCATGCCGACCGCGAGGGCGACTACCTCTACTCCACCGGCACCGGGCGGAACTCCGCCTGCGATGCGAACTTCGCCGGGTTCGGGCAGTTCATCACCGGCTCCACCGGCGCCTTCAAGTTCCGCACCGTGAAGGCCGGGCTCTACAACGGACGCACCCGCCACTATCACTTCGGCGTCACGCTGCCGGGCCGCACCACCCGCTCCACCACGCAGACGTTCTGGAACGAAACCGCCTACGGCCTGGATGGCAAGGCGTGGGCCACGCAGAACGCGAACGATTCCATCTTCACCGGCATCACCAATGCCGCCCAACGGGCCTCGGTGAACCTCACCTACCTGCCCGTCACCGGCACCACCACCGGCGAGGTTTATGCGAACTGGGATTTTGTCAGCGGCTTTACCCCGGTGGAACCGAGCTACCCGGCCTCCGGCGGGTTCATGGCAATGGGGACACTCGTCGCCGGGCCGGGCAGCTCACACCGCTACCGCCTCCGCATCCCCGCCTACACCGGCTACACCTACGAGGTGTATAGTAATCCCACGATGGCGGAACTGGAATGGAAAGCCGTCCCCTTTTCCATCACCCAGACCGGCACCATCGACCGCAACAAGCACACCGCCACCGCGGAGGGATCGCTGGACCTCTACGTGGACGCGGCGAACTCCGCCGTGAAGGGCTTCTACAAGGTCTGCTTCCGCGTGCCGGGCGCGAACACCGGCACCCCGTAAGCCGCCGGCCGACTGGCAAGGAACTCCATACTTGTCAGCATTCCTGAAATAACGGAGCGTCTCATTGCCGAATAGCAATGAGCTCCCGCCACTATGGACACCACCACCGATCCCGCAAGAACATGGCGGCCCGGGCGCGTTCCATTCCATACCGGGGGCCGTTCATCTCGGCCATGTTCTGGACGGCGGTGTATTACCTGTGCCTCGTGGCCTGGGTCACCTGCGCGGTGATGTTCGTACTCAAGCGCGACCAGCTCACCTCCAAGCTGTTGATCGGCGCCATGCTGCTCAGCGTGCTTTCCTGGATCTGGGCGTTCTTCAAGCGCCGCGCCGCCCGCTGCCCCTTGTGCAAGGGCACGCCGCTGCTCAACAGCGGAGCGCTGCCCCACGGCCGCGCCGTGCGGCTGGCTCCGCTCAACCACGGCACCACCGCCTGCCTCAGTCTGCTTTTCACCCAGGAGTTCCGCTGCATGTACTGCGGAAATCTCTACGACCTGATGAAGTCGAATCAGGCAACCCGGCCTCAGCCGGGCGTCGCTCCGGAGTCCGACACGGAATCATAAGTGATTGATTCCCCGTCCCTCCCACCTCCGTGATCGCGGGGGAGGATTGATTTTACGTTGATCCGGACCTTTCGGGGAAGCATCCTAACAACGCTTCGCCACGGCAGTCACCGGGCCAAGCTGTTCTCCCCCACCCCCCGTCCCCCATGAAAGCTGTTGCAGCCCTCGCGGCTGGCCTGTTGGCCGTCGCGTGCTTGCCCGCCTCCGCGCAATCGTTGACCTGGAACCTTACCGGTTCCGCAGGTATCCTCGATGCGGGCGACAAGCTCATCTTCACCAAAAACAACGTCACGGTGACCGCCGATGCCTGGGGATACACCCGTGGCAGCAGCGACAATGCACTGGAAGCCGCCGCCCTCGGCCAGTGGAATGTGGGCATGGGCGTGGTCAGCGGCACGGAAGATCCGGCCGGAGTCGACCACCAGCTCGACAACGAAGGCCCGGATGAATGGGTGCTCTTCATGTTCAGCACGAGTGTCCAGGTCACCGGTGTCACCATCGATCCCTACGGCGTGTATGACCGCGACGTGACCTACTGGGTCGGCAATGTTTCCTCCAATCTCGATCTGACCGGCAAGACCTATGCGGACCTCGCCGCCCTCGGCTTCGGCAGCGAAATTGCCAGCTTCTCCACCGCCAGCGAAAGCGCCCGCACCGTCTCGATCACCAGCCCCGGCGGCGTGAATGCCATCCTGTTCGGCGCGAAGCGCGGCGAGTTCACCGGCGATGACATCGACCGCTTCAAGATCACGGCGATCTCCGCCACTCCGCTGACTCCCGTACCGGAACCCGCCTGCGCCCTGCTGGGTTCGCTGGGTGCCTTCAGTCTTCTTTTCAAGCGCCGCCGCTGACGACGCGAGGGGCGGGAGATTCTCCCCCCAAAACATGAGCCTCCGTCCCGATTCCGGGGCGGGGGCTTCTGTTTGTTAGAGAAGGCGGTGCTTCACTCTCAATCCCGGCGCTGGTTCCCCAGCAGCATCATCACGTAGTAGAGAAGCTGGGCCAGGGAACCCAAGGCGGCCACCACGTAGGTCATCGCAGCCCAGAACAGCGCGTTCTTCGCCTTGCGGTGCTCCATCGTCGCGGCCAATCCGCTGCGATCAATCCATGCCAGCGCGCGGCGGCTCGCATCGAACTCCACCGGCAGCGTCACGAAGGAAAACAGCGTCGTCACGGCAAAGAACGCCACCCATATCCACAGCATGACCGGGGAATGGAAAAGGCTCAGGCCGAAGATTCCCACCAGCATCAGGACATTGAGCATGTTGCTTGCGATGTTGACCGCAGGCACCATTTTCGAGCGGAAGCCCAGCCACGCATACGCCTGCTGGTGCTGGACCGCGTGGCCGCACTCGTGCGCAGCTACCGCGGCAGCCGCCACGGAGTTGGAATAAAAGACCGGCTCGCTGAGGTTCACCGTCTTGGTGGTGGGATCGTAGTGGTCGGTCAGGTGACCGGGCACGCTCACCACACGCACGTCGTTGATGCCATTCTGGCGGAGCATCATCTCCGCCACCTCGGCACCGCTGATCGGCATCGGGATCTCGGAATACTCGCGGAAGCGGCGCTTGAGCATGGCGCTCACCCCGAAGCTCGCCAGCATGGAGAGACCGATGATGATCCAGTAGGTCATGGAAATCCCCATGAAACCACCTCCGGGCAAATATTGAGCAAGGACATGCAATTCGGAAATCATGATGTTAGGTTAGTCGTGATCCGGAGGCGCGCAACCCGCCACCGCTTCGAAAACCAGTCACTTTTTCCAATCCCATGCCCCGCCTCGTTGTGATTACCGGCTGCACCCGCGGCCTCGGACTCGCCATGGCCCGCTCCTTCGCCCGCCGGGAGTGGACTGTCGCCGGCTGTGGCACCCGTGCCGAAGCCTGTGCCGGACTCCAGACGGAATTCGGCCCGGACCACACCATCCTCCCCTGCGATGTCACCGATCCGGAAGCCGTCTCGCAATTCGCCTCGGACATCCTCAACGAGCACGGCGCGCCGGATCTGCTGCTCAACAATGCCGCCGTCATCAATGGCAACGCCCCCCTCTGGGAAGTCTCCACGGACGACTTCGCGCGCGTGATGGATGTGAATCTCAAGGGCGTTCACGCCATCTGCCGGGCCTTCCTCCCCGCCATGATCGCCCGTGGCAGCGGTGTGGTGGTCAATTTCTCCTCCGGTTGGGGCCGTTCGACCTCCCCGGACGTGGCACCCTATTGCTGCACCAAGTGGGGCATCGAGGGCCTCACGCTGGCGCTCTCCCAGGATCTGCCCGCCGGGCTGGCCGCCGTACCGCTGAATCCGGGCATCATCGATACGGACATGCTGCGCAGTACCTTCGGCGGCGGGGCCGCGGACTTCCCCACCCCGGATGAGTGGGCCGCCAAGGCCGTGCCGTTTCTGGAAAAACTGGGAGCCCGGGACAACGGACGATCCCTCACGGTACCGGGTGGGTAGCCGGAGTCCGGGTATGGAGTGCGGCGAGGCATCGCCGCTTTGAGCGGAGGCGAGTCATCGCCGGGAAGATTACCTCCATTTTGCAAAACGACTCTCACGTTCCAGATCCCCCTCCTCACTGGTTCAGAGCATTCCTCCCATGGCCCTGCTGCAAATCCCGTCGATTCTCTCCCGCACCAAAAGCGGCGATGCCTCGCCGCACTCCACATCAGAAAGCCGGCCCCTCCGGGCAATAACCCCTCCGTGACGATTTGATGTCGCAAACCATTGCCCCGGACTACCAAACGTTTATAATCGACCCGACTTGATCGAAGTCCGATTCAACCGCGGCCTGTATCTCCCGGAAGCCGACCTATGGCTCGACCCGTGGGATGCGAAACCCCGTGCCTTCGTTTCGCACGCCCATGCCGATCATTTCGCCCGCCACGAGAGCAGCTTGTGCAGTGAAACCACCGCCGTTCTGCTGCGCCGCCGCTACGGCGTCCAGGAGGGCCGCCTGGAGCCCCTGCCTTTCCACGTGCCGCTGGTGCGGGAGGGATTCCGTTTCCGGCTGCTGCCAGCCGGACACATCGCGGGCTCGGCCATGCTCCACGTCACCCGCACCCGGGACAATGCCACCCTGCTCTACACCGGGGACTTCAAGACCCGCCGTGGCCGGACCGCGGAGCCGGTCTGCTTCCAGAATGCGGACACGCTCATCATCGAAACCACCTTCGGCCTGCCGCAGTTCTCCTTTCCGCCCGCGCTGGAGATCGAGTCCGCCATCCTGCGCTTCGTCCACGATGCCTTCACGGACGGGGAAACGCCGGTCCTCTTCGGCTACTCGCTCGGCAAGGCCCAGGAAGCCCTGGCCCTGCTCCACGAGCACGAGATTCCCGTCCTGCTGCATCCGACCGTGGCGGAAATGACGGTCGCCTGCCGCGAGGCGGGCGTGGATCTACCGGAACCGATTCTCTTCGAGGGCTTTGCCGAACCCGGCCACGTCATCATCGCCCCGCCGAACGCGATCCGCTCGCGTGCCCTGCGCGGCCTGAAAAGCAAACGTACCGCCATGCTCACCGGCTGGGCGCTGCAACCCGGTGCGAAGTACCGCTACCGCGTGGACGAGGTCTTCCCGCTCTCCGATCACGCCGATCATCCCGGCCTGCTGGAATGCGTCCAGCGCGTCCGCCCGCGCCGCATCCTCACCGTCCACGGCTACGCCCACGAATTCGCCGCCGAGCTGCGCGGCAAGCGCTTCGATGCCTGGTGCGCCATGGGCGGCGACCAGCTCGAGCTGGCCATGGGCGGCGTGCCCCAACGTCCTGCCGCCACCATCCAAGCCCGCCACAACCGCCCGATCTGCGCCCTCGCCGATTTCTCGGATGCCTGCCGCCTTGTCGGCGAAACCAGCAGCCGCATCGCCAAGATCGAATTCCTCGCCAACTACCTGAAGGGCCTCGAAAGCGATCACGACCTGCGTCTCGCCGCCGGCTGGCTGACCGGCGAGGCGCTGCCGAAGGCCGGTGGCCGCCGCACGCTCCAGACCGGCTCCGCCGCCCTGCGCCGCGCCCTCATCGCCCTGCCCGGTGCCCGCGAGGAGCGTTACAACGAGATCTCGCTGACGCAGAACGACACCGCACGCACCGCCCGCTTGTTCCTGCAGGAGCTGTCGCTCAAGCCGGAGCCACTCGACCTCGCGGGACTGGAAGGATTCTTCAGGGAACTTTCCGCCGCGTGTGGGTCGATCGCCCGCATCGAGTTGCTTTCCCCGCGCCTCCGTACCCTCCATCCCGCCGAGGGTGAGACACTGGTGAAGCTGCTGACCGGCGACCTCCGCATTGGTTTGAAGGAAGGACTCGTCGAAGACGCCATCGCCTCCGCCTTCGCCGCCGATCCGGCGGATGTCCGCCACGCCCACATGCTCACCGGCGATCTCGGCGAAACCGCCATCCTCGCCCGCTACCAGCGCCTCGAGGAAGCGGTGCTGCGTCCCTTCGTACCGGTGAAGTCGATGCTCGCTTCACCCACCGCGGACGCGGTGGAGATCTGGGACTGGCACAGCGCCGACAACAATGGCCCGCTGTGGGTGGAGCCGAAGTATGACGGCATCCGCCTCCAGCTTCACAAGGTCGGCAACCGTGTCTCGCTGTTCTCCCGCGATCTCCAGCCGCTTGACGATGCCTTTCCGGACATCATCACCGCCGCCGCGAAGCTGCCCTGCGATTGCGTGCTGGATGGCGAGCTCGTCGCCTTCGCGGAGGGCCGCCGCCTCGGCTTCAACGATCTCCAGCAGCGTCTCGGCCGCCAGGTCGATCAGAACGAGCTGTTTCTAACAGAGGACGCTCCGGACATGCGCGTGCCATTGCGCTTCATCATCTTTGACATCCTCTGGCACGCGGGCGAATCCCTGCTCGACCAATCGCTGCTGGAGCGCCGCATGCGCCTCGATTCCTTCGAGATCCAGGAACCTTTCCGCCGTATCGCCGTCGCGCAGATCGACAGTCCGGAATTGCTCGACGCCGCCTTCAAGGAATCGCTCGGCGCGGGCCACGAAGGCCTCATCGCCAAGGACCAGCGCAGCCTCTACCAACCCGGCCGCCGCAGCCACTCCTGGCTGAAATTGAAAGGCATGATGCCCACGCTCGACTGCGTGGTCGTTGCCGCCGAGCAAGGCCATGGCAAACGCTCCGATGTCCTGAGCGACTACACCTTTGCCGTCCGCGATATCGATACCGGCGCGCTGAAAACCATCGGCAAGGCCTACAGCGGTCTCACCGATGACGAGATCGAGGATCTCACCGAGCACTTCCAACGCCACACCCTCACCAAGGAACGCCGCAAGCACCTGGTGGAGCCGAACGTGGTGCTGGAGATCGCCTTCGACTCCATCCGCGCTTCGGACCGCCACGATTCCGGCCTCGCCCTGCGCTTCCCGCGCATCAAGACCATCCGCAAGGACAAGACGCCGGAAGAAATCGACACGCTCCAGTATGCGCGCAGCCTGGTGAAAAGCTGAACGTCCCGCGGATCAGGTATCCATTCCAACGGAAGCCATGGAGACGGCGTAGATACTCCCTCCAATCTCCGGACGATGCACCGGCGCAACATATGCCGGAAACCGACTTTAGGAATTGTCACCCCGTTCAATCCAGAGGTATTCTTTGATGTGCAGATGGTGGACGATTGTGATGAATTCATGTCTGACGGGACGGCTTCCCGGAATCATGATCTTCATCCTCCGGCACTCTCCGAATCACTGGAGACCTCGCTCTTCGCGCTGAGACCACGACTCGCGGCCTATCTGCGGGCCATGCTTCCCGACCATCATGCCGTGGACGATTGCCTCCAGGAAACCTTCCTGCTGATCTTCGATCGGTATCAGGATGTACCGAATACCGAATTGCCCGCTCTCGCGTTCGTCTGTGCACGAAACAAGGCCCGGGCCTGGCTGGACAAACAGAAAACCGGACGACTGGTGATCATCGATCCGGAGGTGCTCCACCAGATCGCCGAGAAGGCGGCTGCGGCCACCACCGCGGAAGCCCCCGGACACCGTGTCATGATATTGCGCAACTGTCTTGGCACCCTATCCGCCGAGCAGCGCGAACTCGTGGAATGCCGCTACGGCGGTAATTCCATCGAATCCTTGGAAGAATTCGCCATCAGGCGGAATCGTCGGATGGACGCGATCTACAAGCAGCTTGAGCGGATACGCGGATTCCTCAAGAAGTGCGTCACCTCCCGCCTGTAATCCTTTCATGAGCCAAGATTCCGAAACCACCCGCCTGATCTCCGCCTTCGTGGATGGGGCTCTTCAGGAAAAAGACCGTGCGGCTTTCGAACATCTGATGCGCGTGAATCCGGAAGCCGTGGAGGCCGCTGCCGAGGCCATCCGTTTCGAGCAGGATCTGTCCGACGCCGTCCGCGGCGACCATATCGAACTGGTGCGCCAACAACGCATGATCATCGATCGTGCGACCGGACGTCCGGTCTTGATCGAATCCAGCGAACGGATTGGACAAGAACCAGAACCCTCCAACCGGAAAACAGCCGCCGCACCCTCTCCAGCCTCCCGCTGGATTCTTGCTGGAGCCGCTTGCCTTGCAGCAGGTGGAATCTGGTGGCTGGCCGACCACAGCCGGACCCCGCAGGTTCCGGCCGGAACCACTGTATGGCAGGCCTTGCCGCTGAAAAATGCGGGATTCGAACTGCCGGACCTCGCAGGAAAACCAGCGCGTTCCTCCCTCATCACCGACTGGCAGGCCAAATTCACCACACCCGCCGCGGCGATCGAGTCGATGCCACCGACCGGAGCTCACGGAGGGCGACAGGTCGCCGCGCTTGATCCGGGAGGACACATCAAACAACTCCTGCTCAATCCCGATGGATCGGCCCTCGTCTTCGCCAAGAACCAACGATTCCGCGTCTCCGGCTGGATCGCACCCGATGGCCCTGTCAACGAGCGGGCCGACACTCTGAGCATCGCACTCCACTACGTGGATGACGCCCTCCGCCAATATGTGGTGGCCTATGAGATCATCGCCATCGAAGGCTCCGGCTGGCAGCGCTTCGAGGTGGCACTCGACGTGCCGGAGCAAGGGGTCTTCGAACCGAGTTACGTCACCTCCGGCACCACTCCTTCGATCAATATCATGGGACGCCCGATCCTGCTTTCCTTCACCAACACCACCGCCCGCGTCCCGCGCAAGATCAAGGTGCTGCTGGATGATCTGGTGGTGGAAACCTCCGCTCAGCGGACCAGCGAGACGCGGTAGAAACACCCTGCACCGGAGGGCCCCGGATGATCCACATACCGGCAGGGGTCATCGCCGCCAGTCCAATCCTCTGCCAAGGTGAGCCACTGGGACAACGTGTCCGATCTCTCGATCTTGAAAAGGCAGTTGGATCTGCCGGGCCATCGCAGCTCCCAGCCATCCGGCACGAGCTTGGTCAGCGACAGCGTGAACCGCTGAGAAGGATTCAGCGGATCGATCCCCAGCCGGGCCTCGGCCTTGTCACTCGTGCCGTCATGATCGGTATCCGCGGAGGTCGGATCAGTGCCCAAATCCTGTTCGTCGGCATTCGGAAGGCCGTCCTGATCGGGATCCGCCGCAGGGTCCTGTCCCGTGGCGTGGAAGTACTGCATTTCCCATGCATCACGGAGCCCGTTGTCATCACCATCGTTCCAGGCAATCTCCCGCCGCGGCTGCCACACGGGGGCATCCAGTGCGGGCATCGCCACTGTCGGCTGTGCCACCCCGTTGATGCCCGCATCCCATCCGTTGACCCTCAGAGTCAACCCGGCGGCGAGTTGGGATGGGAAACGCTTCAAATCAATCAGCCAAGAATCACCGTGATAAAGATCGCGGGTCAGCTCCTGGCCGTTTGACAGCAGTTGGGCGGAGCCACCCTTGTATGACAGCCGGACATGGGCGTGTGCCAACCCCTGCCACTCCGCCGGATTGCCAGCGATCGTCCAAGTCCCGTTTCCGGTGGAAGAGAAAACCGGGGCCACGGGAGCGGCATCCAGCGCTCTAACAAACCGAGCCCATCCGCCCGGTGCGGATGCCGGAATCCAACCGTCACCCGGCGCAAGCCTGGATGCGGGAAAGAAATCCAAGCCGACTTGTGCTCCACAGTCCCCCTCGATCCTCAGGGACGGATTCACCGAGGACGCATCCGCTCCCTGGACGACCACCAACCGCTTCAAGCCGTCCACCTTGGTCACCACGGACTGCAACGAGTCCAATTCCGGCAGGAGGAGAATGCGCGCCGTGGCCGCGGCCCCTCCCGGCGGAGTGATCCGCAGCGTGGTCCTCTGGTTCGCCGGAACATGCACCAGCAACCTGCCACCGGATGTGTTGCTGTCCGCCGTCCCGGCTTCGACCTCCACCCCGGTGTTGGCCGGAAAGGCCAGCTCGCGGTTCGTCCAGTCCGGAAGCCAGAACACGAAAACCGGGAGCTCCCCCGGATTACGGATCGCCGCCATCGGTTCCACGGTCCCCCACAGCAGATCCACGCCGCCGAGATCCATCCGGAACGGAAACACATTGAAACGATCCGCAGGCATGACCAGCGGCACGGACGGCACCTGGAGCACCTCGTCCGGCGTGGTAATCTGGATCCGGACTTTTGCCTGCGCGGGCATCACCACGTTCCGCTGGGTGTTGTTCAAGAACAGGAAGCCGCGGTTCCCAACGAAGCGTCCGATGTAGCGCAGGCGGCTGGTCTGGGTGGGATCCAGGATCTGGCCCGGATCACGTGAAGTTCTGGCCGGGACCAGCAGGTCCGCGAATTCAGTCGTGAACATATGAAGGCGGCGGTAGAGACGCCCGGAATCACGCAACTGCCCGAATTCACCCAAAGGTGCCTGGAAGTCATAGCTCGTACCCCAGGAGCCGCTTGCGTATCCCGGCAGTTGGGTGCCACCATGGAACATGTAGTAGCCGAGATAGTTGCTGCCACGGCCGACACTGTCATACGCGGTCGCCACGACGTATTTCGGCTCCACCATGAAGCGGTTGTTGCCGCCCATCGGGCTGCCGGTCCCGAGCTCGCAATAGCCCCGCGGGTAATCCAGCGTGTTGTAATAGGTGCCTCCGATGTCGGTATTGGCCGTCCACTCGTCCGTTCCGTAAATGAAGCCGGAACTCGCCGAGGCACCTCCCGCACTCTCCCATCCGCGATACGTGTAAGCCCCTTGGAGCGGGATCACCGTTCCCGGTTCAAAGCGGGAGTTCGCGGTCACCGTGTAA belongs to Luteolibacter ambystomatis and includes:
- a CDS encoding zf-HC2 domain-containing protein, whose product is MSQDSETTRLISAFVDGALQEKDRAAFEHLMRVNPEAVEAAAEAIRFEQDLSDAVRGDHIELVRQQRMIIDRATGRPVLIESSERIGQEPEPSNRKTAAAPSPASRWILAGAACLAAGGIWWLADHSRTPQVPAGTTVWQALPLKNAGFELPDLAGKPARSSLITDWQAKFTTPAAAIESMPPTGAHGGRQVAALDPGGHIKQLLLNPDGSALVFAKNQRFRVSGWIAPDGPVNERADTLSIALHYVDDALRQYVVAYEIIAIEGSGWQRFEVALDVPEQGVFEPSYVTSGTTPSINIMGRPILLSFTNTTARVPRKIKVLLDDLVVETSAQRTSETR
- a CDS encoding zinc metallopeptidase, whose translation is MSMTYWIIIGLSMLASFGVSAMLKRRFREYSEIPMPISGAEVAEMMLRQNGINDVRVVSVPGHLTDHYDPTTKTVNLSEPVFYSNSVAAAAVAAHECGHAVQHQQAYAWLGFRSKMVPAVNIASNMLNVLMLVGIFGLSLFHSPVMLWIWVAFFAVTTLFSFVTLPVEFDASRRALAWIDRSGLAATMEHRKAKNALFWAAMTYVVAALGSLAQLLYYVMMLLGNQRRD
- a CDS encoding beta-galactosidase, producing MRYLPVLCCALISIRAGGVALPVANPSFESPQVAQTGTTITGWNVGSGVEVVHEAFSSTVITTGDGSQFVRFTGAASGGSNTLAQTITGATVSKGLYTLSFDVSDVFNDTQSQRPLTAKLVRADTGVVLGTLSLGTADISGTGNLGDAGTRKTLSCYVDEGDGAIGAPLGIRFEAGSTSGFSQVALDRVTLDLDPDAPAPVLYTLDTRSLENRTDDALAGMTGTGADGVTYSATRTGWYRNGKPWFPISGEFHYVRYAPSEWDRELAKMKACGVEVVATYVFWNHHENPQGTWDWSGQRDLRRFIQLAGRHGLKVWLRVGPYVNAEAVNGGIPSFANSGKRTNDAGYLALVNLYFQQVANQISGLCAKDGGPIVGIQLENEFASGNAAHITTLKQMAVAKGMVVPFYTVTANSRFEPGTVIPLQGAYTYRGWESAGGASASSGFIYGTDEWTANTDIGGTYYNTLDYPRGYCELGTGSPMGGNNRFMVEPKYVVATAYDSVGRGSNYLGYYMFHGGTQLPGYASGSWGTSYDFQAPLGEFGQLRDSGRLYRRLHMFTTEFADLLVPARTSRDPGQILDPTQTSRLRYIGRFVGNRGFLFLNNTQRNVVMPAQAKVRIQITTPDEVLQVPSVPLVMPADRFNVFPFRMDLGGVDLLWGTVEPMAAIRNPGELPVFVFWLPDWTNRELAFPANTGVEVEAGTADSNTSGGRLLVHVPANQRTTLRITPPGGAAATARILLLPELDSLQSVVTKVDGLKRLVVVQGADASSVNPSLRIEGDCGAQVGLDFFPASRLAPGDGWIPASAPGGWARFVRALDAAPVAPVFSSTGNGTWTIAGNPAEWQGLAHAHVRLSYKGGSAQLLSNGQELTRDLYHGDSWLIDLKRFPSQLAAGLTLRVNGWDAGINGVAQPTVAMPALDAPVWQPRREIAWNDGDDNGLRDAWEMQYFHATGQDPAADPDQDGLPNADEQDLGTDPTSADTDHDGTSDKAEARLGIDPLNPSQRFTLSLTKLVPDGWELRWPGRSNCLFKIERSDTLSQWLTLAEDWTGGDDPCRYVDHPGPSGAGCFYRVSLVR
- a CDS encoding ATP-dependent DNA ligase, which codes for MIEVRFNRGLYLPEADLWLDPWDAKPRAFVSHAHADHFARHESSLCSETTAVLLRRRYGVQEGRLEPLPFHVPLVREGFRFRLLPAGHIAGSAMLHVTRTRDNATLLYTGDFKTRRGRTAEPVCFQNADTLIIETTFGLPQFSFPPALEIESAILRFVHDAFTDGETPVLFGYSLGKAQEALALLHEHEIPVLLHPTVAEMTVACREAGVDLPEPILFEGFAEPGHVIIAPPNAIRSRALRGLKSKRTAMLTGWALQPGAKYRYRVDEVFPLSDHADHPGLLECVQRVRPRRILTVHGYAHEFAAELRGKRFDAWCAMGGDQLELAMGGVPQRPAATIQARHNRPICALADFSDACRLVGETSSRIAKIEFLANYLKGLESDHDLRLAAGWLTGEALPKAGGRRTLQTGSAALRRALIALPGAREERYNEISLTQNDTARTARLFLQELSLKPEPLDLAGLEGFFRELSAACGSIARIELLSPRLRTLHPAEGETLVKLLTGDLRIGLKEGLVEDAIASAFAADPADVRHAHMLTGDLGETAILARYQRLEEAVLRPFVPVKSMLASPTADAVEIWDWHSADNNGPLWVEPKYDGIRLQLHKVGNRVSLFSRDLQPLDDAFPDIITAAAKLPCDCVLDGELVAFAEGRRLGFNDLQQRLGRQVDQNELFLTEDAPDMRVPLRFIIFDILWHAGESLLDQSLLERRMRLDSFEIQEPFRRIAVAQIDSPELLDAAFKESLGAGHEGLIAKDQRSLYQPGRRSHSWLKLKGMMPTLDCVVVAAEQGHGKRSDVLSDYTFAVRDIDTGALKTIGKAYSGLTDDEIEDLTEHFQRHTLTKERRKHLVEPNVVLEIAFDSIRASDRHDSGLALRFPRIKTIRKDKTPEEIDTLQYARSLVKS
- a CDS encoding sigma-70 family RNA polymerase sigma factor; the encoded protein is MSDGTASRNHDLHPPALSESLETSLFALRPRLAAYLRAMLPDHHAVDDCLQETFLLIFDRYQDVPNTELPALAFVCARNKARAWLDKQKTGRLVIIDPEVLHQIAEKAAAATTAEAPGHRVMILRNCLGTLSAEQRELVECRYGGNSIESLEEFAIRRNRRMDAIYKQLERIRGFLKKCVTSRL
- a CDS encoding SDR family oxidoreductase, with amino-acid sequence MPRLVVITGCTRGLGLAMARSFARREWTVAGCGTRAEACAGLQTEFGPDHTILPCDVTDPEAVSQFASDILNEHGAPDLLLNNAAVINGNAPLWEVSTDDFARVMDVNLKGVHAICRAFLPAMIARGSGVVVNFSSGWGRSTSPDVAPYCCTKWGIEGLTLALSQDLPAGLAAVPLNPGIIDTDMLRSTFGGGAADFPTPDEWAAKAVPFLEKLGARDNGRSLTVPGG